TGCAGATTGTCTATCGAGAATCGAAGACCCTACATCTACACCCATACTACCTTTAAATTTAACAGAAGATATGGACTATTTGAAGTCCAAAATGGAAATTAAGACGAATTTTGCACAAATTACTGATGACGATCCCAAGTATGGACGCTTCAGTCTACAGGGAAtacaaaattatttaactACAGTTCAAATTCCCCAAATTTACAACACTAACAACAAAATACGGAAAGGATTCCTTTCTAAAGCACAAGAATTTTACCTCGACGATGGAAAATTGTACAAACGTGGAGCTAAAGGACATTTTGCCCGCCAAGTTATCATGGACAAGTCCGAATTAGAGCGTATTTTACGCATGACACATGAAGAAAGGGGTCATATGAAACTCCAGAACTTATTCAACTActtgaatttattattctttattCCGAATTTATACAAAATCTTACAAGATTACATTGCTAGTTGCCATACATGTCAGACATTTGATGGACATAGTATAGGCCGAGATCCGTTATATATCAACCTTCCCGGAGGTctttttgataaaattgtttgCGATTCTGTTTTTATTGACGATTGTTGGTTAGTTATCGCCCGGGACGAGTTTTCAAACTGGGCGGAGGCAACCGTTATGCCTACTTTGGATGGCTCCAAAGTTGCTGATTTTATTTACAAGGACATAATATGCCGTTTTGGACAATTCAGAATCCTAAAATCAGATAACGGTTCTGAATggaaaaatcaattcatgAAGAGATTGTTAGACCACTATAATATTCAACTGGGATTCCTGATACAACACCACCCACAAGGTAATGGTCTAGTGGAAAGAAATCATGTCGGATTGGTAAActttttaaagaaattaccAAAGCATTTGAATTGGCAAGACTACGTTGATGCTGCTTTGAGAGTTGATCGGAATACAATCAAATCGACCACAGGTATGAGCCCGCACTATCTAGTGTACGGTTACTGTGGTCATTCCGACCTCTCTTTGTTATATGCTAATCCTCCAGAGAATAAAAATTACACTAAGGAAGACCTATTCAAGTTCAGGTTTAAACAACTCCAATATCGTGAAGTCCAATATAATTCTGCTTATAAAACAACGGAAATCCAACGATTGAGAACTAAAGCATATTTCGATgccaaatttgaaattgatacaCCTGTTGAAATAGGTGATATGGTTCTCATCTGGGACCGACCACATAAAAATCCAATGGGTGCtaagatgaagaaaatgcAACCCAAATGGTCCGGACCTTTCAAGGTGAAGTCAAAAGGTGATCGAATATACAGACTTGAAGATTTAGATGGAACAGAATTATCGAGACCATTTGCAAGAGAGATGATGAAGTTGTATATCAAAAGGAAGTAATTATTCgagttgatgatgattctcCAATAGAtgttaatttgattaatgatGGTAatttaaaatgaaaatccAAGGCTTTACATTTCAAAAATCAGGCGGGAACCTGTCGTGTAGTGGATAGTAATCTTTTAAATATGCTATATTTGGTACTATCACACGACAGAGAATCATTTGAAAGAATAATTACGTTTGTTGGTAAATCGCACATAAAGAAGAGAATTGTTATTAGAGAGAAAGTGTTGAATTAGTTAAAAGGATTTAAGTGTGAGTGTGTGAGTGAATAGAATAATTGGTACACACACGCACGAAAATGTCGAATTCTATTTAAGTAAAGAAAATCtagaaaattaattatttagtTAGAATGGACCTCATGCAAGCTTAGGCTGAGATCCAGGAATATACAAATACATACAATCCACATATATTACACTCGTACGGAATAGAGGTATCCCGAAGACTTACACTTAGTCACTGTGTCCATTATTACACATACATCCAATAGCATTGATTTACTACTTTTAGCCAACCACCAGAAACTGCGTGAGTATTCACATTGCACGTGAATCAGTACCGTAAATATCATTgtcatttaaattaaatagcGCTACATTGTGACATTATTACCGTTGGTCACCATCACAGATATTCAAAGCAACTAAAGCAGGATAGAACAAGGTCTTCTGAAAGTTCACACAACTACAAGTCCTGTGAGATTTGCCCATAATTTCCCTCCAGGGACAACAAGTTCTTTCCAACCAAACTTGTTGATTCGAACGCAACTGAACCAGATTCTCAAGTCAATAATCCCTAAAATGCGACACACTTATATAGTCAACCGAGAATATCATATTCACCTAGACAGGTTACTAAAAGTTCTAAAAAAGGGTATTCTAAAACTAAACGATCGCATCTGAAACTAGATATTTGTCCTTTCAATACGACTCAAACGCAACAAACAGATCATACCAAGTAATGCATTCAAAATCCATTTACAGCACTATGGGGGACTATTCCAAAAAATCTGTTCCCAGAAGTATCCACTAGGGAACTTGCATCATAACCCCATTCCCCAGCCTCCCAACAAAGAATATCACcatcattaaattcaatagtAGAAGCAGTCAACAGCTAATTTGATTCCGAAAAACTCAGGTTGCTGTACCATTGACCAGAACAATTGCGAACTGTCTTGCAACCTCTCAAGCAATCAAAACTGACACAACTGAAAGCACAATAAGCATTTTTCAGTCCTAACACAACATCCTTACAGAACGAATTGATTGTAAGTCTGGTAAcacttttaataatatctagacaacaacaaatctAGTTTTACTAACCTTGGCTACAACTCTATGCATAACACACTCCTCAGTAATAAAAATTACTCTATATCATCTGTACATGTGAGCCTACATCAAATCGAATATTGGATGATAAAAACACAAACCTTCTTTTCAGAAAAACAGCCACCACCAAACTCTTTGAAAGCAGATAAAAAcgaaataaacaaaaaatcaagCTGCTATACAAGTAAGGCGTAGACGGCATTACTTTCATGATCCCTAACAAGCTCCATCCTAAAGCTATGATGTGTCAAGATCTCCAAATGTAAGCAAATCACTCTTAGCGTGCATTTAACAAAGCCATTCACAATCCAACTTCCTCTCTAGTCTATATACACCCAATTGTACAACAAGTTGTAGTCACAAGCCTAAGCTATATTAACTCATTCATGATATTATTCCTGCCAAGAGTGGACTCCACTATTAACGTATAGGGTGACCCCATTCAACAGCTTCTAGCAAAACTATGCACTTCAGTCTTTACTTAATTGGACTTCCATCTTGATACATTGCTTCTCTCTTGCCTCTGCGAAACACAtgtttatcaaaattgGAACTTGGCTAAACCAACCTCATCATATATTAATAACCTCAAACAATGAAACTGATTCCACCCGAAATATTACATACTGCACAACAGCAACCAAATTATCATGCACCACTATCTACAAAAACATTTGTTCACCTCAATAAACCCATTGATTCTGAATGACTAATCATTGCGTATTAATAACAACACCTTGAATATATTAGCGTCCTATGATTTAAGTAGGCGCTACATATGAACTTCGTGCCAGGCCTATTCTAATGCTATTACCTGTATATATTTCCATACTGCAAATACTGACTTGGAGTATACCTTTCATCATGTACAGTGAACTCTCTCAAACATCCGtatatgatttaattaatccaAGAACCCCGAATGACATTCAGACATTATCTCCAACTAAAATATACCGGGATTCctaaagaatttttttccTGAAATACACTAGAATTCCCCGTTAGCTAGTacaattcttcaaaaaaaaattctatTCCACATGAACTTTGCCAGATACCATCTAACTCTTAAACATTCCTCCCCATCTCATATGCATGACCACCAACCAGTTCCACTGCTTCCAATAGCGAGGGCGGGGAGAGGGCAAAGCCCAAGATTACATTAGATTTTTTATGTAGATCTTAATATTCTAGCATGTCTCAGCATTACAAATTCATTGGAACTGCAAATCACCTGTTCACAAACCGATACGTTAAAGTAATCGATAATATATCCTTATActacttttttttccagTCTATTTCAAAGCACAGTAGGCATCCAAGTGCTATATCACAACCTCTGCTTAATAGACTGTGCACGATATATTGTGGAGCTAGCTGGAGAGGTGAGGCTAGCAGTATGTGACTTTGTTTCTATTTTACTTTCATAGGGAAATCAATACGTACTAAAATTTACCTTTGCTACCATGTCTAATATCTGGTGAGCAGGAAGTAATCGGCTTCATATATTAAATTGTAAGACGATTATGCATACGATGCTCCCATAGTTTTTTATTGCATTGATATTCCTTGTAAATAATGGTGTCACAATTGtccaaataaataaaaagagAACAATAGTTTCAGTACATTTGCTGTCTCTTCAAAACAATGTATAATGTCTCTGCTTTgctaaattgaaaaactgGTAATGGACCAACAGTTATGAGCTGCTATTTAAAATTGCAAATATTCAATCAAAATGCTTGCGGAATAGAACGGTGACTCTgaaatttttgttattggttTCAACTATCTCTTAGCTAATATCAGGAGAAGTTGAGTTAATTCTTTAGAATAGCATTGATGAGGTGGCATCCAAGCGATAGGTTATTCTAGGTTCTATTAAGATTGGTTAGTTTTGAAGTATATGATGTCACTGTCTTTAATCTACAGTTCTTCCAGTTTGTGCCTTATGTTCACGAAAAGGAAGAGATTCTTAGGTAGAGTGATAAATAATTGGTACTATAGAATATAAACACTACTTTAGGAGATTGAGATTTCTTATTGTATGTGAGAAACTTTCTTAGCAGAATCAAAGTATGGTTGTATACGTAAtatgatttcaaattcagaGAAAATAATGTGGGTATGCTCGTGAACATTTATAATTGTAGGCTTGCACAGGAATCATAGGAATTGTGGTTGTATTGATTTAGAACAGTTATGATTACTTTTATGATAGCTGGTGGTTTTAGGAGATAAAATACGTAGGGTATTTTTTGGTCTTGTGTGGTGTCGAAGGTATTGAAAACTTGTATGGTAGGAATTTATATATGAGGTGTTGCAATTGGTGGATGTTGTGTGTGAGGCGtaaaattaaagataaaCAGTAGTATGAGATATTGCAAGATTGGTGCTCGATTGTCAGGGTTGATGTGATGGCACTGAttacaattatttgataGCCTAATTTCACCTGATGGTACTACAGATCGATATAAGTTTTGGTTAATTTtatgttgtttttgtatGAAACGTTTAGCAAATGGCCCTTTAAATGGTAGAGCATGGGCTAAGTTCTTTTGTGGTAAAATgtgtttttgaaattggatGTACATTATTTGTTAGACATGATCATACAGAATCATTTACAAGCATTGCTGGTTCAAAGTCAGTTAATAGGTGTTTTAAAATGTGTTTGATGAGAATAGCATTTAATTTTAGTGTTTGAAGGTGCTAGGACTATTATTGCTGAATTACGTAGTACACAGTCATTGgagaaaatatttgaatatgGTGGTAATCTCAGAAGACTGAATAATGGCCTGAGTACTTTGGGGAGTGGGAGTAAAGTGTGTTAACAGCCTGGTTTGTTTCAGGAAGATCAAGGTAGTTAGCGATTAAGAGGTGACTATTGGTTTTTGTGTCGTATCCGTTTCAGGATTGGTTGAAGTACTGAGGTAGGTAAGAATTACAGAATCTTTTTGGTTGCAACCTTCTGGTTTTGGTGTTAGAAGAGGTTTGTTTGAGGGtgttaattgatgatgggTTTGATTTAGATTAACGAGTTATATGTATACTAATTGATGTCATGCCTTTTATCGCTCATGAATGTAcctattgttgttggaagATTCTTGATAATCTTTTGTAGTCTATATTGATTGTCACAGTAAATTTAGGTAGTAAAAGATTTAGATGTTGAAGTGGTTTGCAACATATAGCATCGGGAGATTTGTTCGggaaatcatcaaattgaGGAGGTATACTAGTATAATAAAGTTTGTTGTAGTGTTGGGGTAGGTGAGTGGTGGTAAGAAAGCAGCGAGGGaagttttaatttatctatGCTTTCAATGGTGTTTTACAATATGTGGAATTAGAATAGGATTCAGCGAGTCTTTATACTTGCTTATGGAGGTAGAATTGATTGTATCAACAATTCCAGCGCGGAGATTTCTATAGTTGTCTTGATACAACCATTTCTCTTTAAACAATATTGAATAGTAAAACCTAGTTGCATCACTAACTTATACGACCTATTCATTCTATACAAGTGCTAGCAAATGTATCTTCTCATGTTCCCAATAGGGCTCATAGCATGTTTTCACGCAACCTGCCTGCTCTTCTAATGAGCAAACCGAAAGTCTAACCTTCTGGCTCCTTCAACTTTGCTATTCTTGCGATAGTCATCCTTTTCCTCCTCAGACATTGCATTCCATAATTTTTCTCTTCGTTGGTTCTTAAACATATAGTACCCTTTAGtcaacattattattggtattgtGGCCATTTCAACAAAGAACAATTGCATATTTCCTCTTTTATATAAGGGCAAATCATCTTTCCGGTACACATTCTGACCAATGATGCTACTCAACTGGACCGACATATTGTATAAAGCAGAACTAATAGACCTTGTTCTAACTCCATTGGAATTTCTTGAAACCCACGCAACTAGAATGGCATGAATATATGGCTGTCCGGAATACAAAGTGTTGAGGACATATGTGGGCCACACTTGTTTGCCCGACCCGGGCCACCATCTAATCACAGCCATTATTGTGGCCGAGTAGAGTGGAGCAATAAGACAGACACCGGATCTTTCGTTGATAAATTCTGAAAGCCAGGTAATCAATAGCAAAAAGCCTATATGCAACACCTTAGGTGGGATCATTAATAAGTTCGTGTCGAAGGTTGAAAACCCCATTTGACGGTTCAATAGAGCGAAGTAAGACCCAAACGTAGAAGAtccaataaaattgattagtCCTATTGCCATAAGGGGAAAGATGTCGACGTCACGAAAGCTCTTGATAATTTGTCTGACTGTCAAACCTTGTCTGTTATGCATGGATCCTTTTGTGGGATCATCTCTCAAAATTCTGTTGACAACAATTTTCACTTCACGGTCAGTGAACCAACCTTTAGGATGCATCCAATTTTTAGTTTGCACTGCTGAGGGGACCATCAAGTAGAAGGAAAATATACCAATTAGTAACGTAAAGGCACCTTCAAGCAAAAATAGCCATCTCCAACCAGCCATACCGGCCATCCCTCTCATTCTTAAAATTCCAAAGGCAGCTAAGGAGTTAAATATATCCACCAATGACAAAGTTGTCCAAAACCAAGATAATCTAACTGGCAACTCTTTCCCTGTAAAGAAGTAGCTCAACCATAACACCAAATCTGCAATGAAACCACCTTCTATGGCACCAATCAATAACCTGGTGACAAAAAATGATGTTTTGCCTGACAAAGCAGCTTGGCACATGGCGACAATACTCCAAGCGCAAATCTGAATTGGAATGAAAATATCTGGTCCTAAAGcctttgaaattaattggGAAGGGATCTCTGCCAACAAGAATGCAACTCTAAAGATGGTGTTGCCTGCGTTGTAATCATTTGTTGTCAACCCCAAATCATCTAAAAAGTTGTCACTTGTTGCGTTACTCAAGTTGCCTCTATCGACTTGAAGGGCAATAAACATAAAGCAGGCTGTCAAAGCAACACGGTAATTCAATTTACCAATGAGTTTCTTTTCCTCTTTTGGGTCCCACTCAAAATAGGGATCAAAGGCGGAGTAACTTTCATAGTTTGAAGTTCGATACATTGTATCGTAATATTCGGCAACCTTGGGATCTAAAAATGGGTTTTTGGCTAATTGGTCGCTTTCAAGGGACGATAATTCGTTAGCTGAGGAAATGGTGATCTCGATGTTCTCCTTGGAGTTCTTCTCGTCGATTGCATGTTGGCAGCTCTGTTTGGTTTTATGATGATCAGCCATTTCAGTATCTAAACCTCTCGTGTTTGACATGGTCTCTGTTGATTTGTTAATATGTCCCATGCATGTTATAATTCTCAGCAAACACTGTCCATTTTATACCCCGATATTTCTTATTGATATCAACTGCACTGAATCCacattttcaacaaacaTTTCTTGGAAGCATAACTTTTAAGGTCCATTTGGCTTGAAATAGAAAAGGGAACTGCAAAAAAGCATTTTGTTTAGTAATGTTGATGCCACATATTACGATTTCGATAAGAGTGTACTATATGGCAACATCAAGAGCCAAGCTTTTCGTACTAACTTGTGTTTTCTAATTGCAAGGGTATTATGATAACTTGTTCAGTAGTGATGATTgagacaagaaaaaaagaacagcAGGGAAAACGCAAATTCGTTTCAACCACTGTGGCTATCTTCCCCaccaagaaaaataataaaagagCCAGTAGGATTGTTCTCCCAGTAACTACGTCTTGAATGGGTGTAGGGTTTTAatacaaagaaaatattacGAATATCTGGTGTTGCAAATATGTAATTAACTTTAACTTCGAACTATATAAAAAGTACTGTGGCATACATATCTTAATGAGAAAATCTGAAATCCAACCTCTTGGCACCTTCATCTTTGGTGGTTTTTCTGTAATCgtctttttcttcctcAGTCATGGCTTTCcataaattatttcttcGCTTGTTTTGCCAGACATAGTAGCCCTTGGCTAGGAGCAAAACGGGGATTAGAATCAAAGTTATCACAAACAATTGCATATTACCACGCTTGTACAAAGGTAAATCGTCCTTTCTGTAAATGTTGGAGGCAATGATGGAGCCCAATTGAACAAACATATTGTACACTGCCGATGATATTGATCTAGTTCTGACATGGTTTGAATTTCTTGATACCCACGAAACACAGATTGCATGAATGTAGGGTTGCCCAACGTACAATGTGTTTAAAACATAAGTTCCCCATATGTTCTTACCGGAACCTGGCCACCATCTTATAATACCGATGAGTGGGAGAGCATACAATGGTGCAATTAAGGCGACAAATGCCCTGTCATTGACCTTCTCTGAGAACCAGGTGATAGCtaacaaaaatataatatgCAAAACAGCTTGTGGAATGGTTAACAAATTAGTGTCAAAAGTTGAGAATCCCAATTGCTTATTCATCAATGTAAAGTAAGCACCGAAGGTACTGGTACCAATGTAAGCAATAAGGCCAATGGCATAAATGGGCCAAAGATTATAATCAGTTAAACTGTTCCAAAGTGCCTTGGGGGTGATTCCTTGTCTATTGTGCATGGATCCCTTGGTAGGGTCATCCCGCAAAATCCTGTTGACGACAATCTTCTCCTCGCGGTCAGTAAACCATCCTTTAGGGTGCATCCAGTTTTTAGTTTGCACTGCTGATGGAACCATCAAGTAGAATGCAGCAATACCAATTAAGAGTGTAATTATACCTTCAAGTAAGAAGAGCCATCTCCACCCTTCTAATCCAGCTACGCCTCTCATTCTTAAAATACCAAATGCTAATAGTGAGGTACCAATCTGAACCAAGGATAAGGTGGTCCAAAACCATGATAACTTCACTGGCAACTCTTTACTTGTGAAAAAATAACTCAACCATAATACCAAATCGGCAATAAACCCACCTTCAAGAGCACCAATGAGAGCTCTAGTTACGAAGAATGACGCTTTGCCTTTTAAAGCTGCTTGGCTCATGGCAACTATTGACCATGCACACATTTGGATTGGAATAAAGATATCTGGACCTAATGCTTTCGAAATTAATTGAGAAGGGAGCTCAGCAACCAAGAAGCAGACGTAGAAGATAGTATTTCCAGTGTTGTAGTCATTTGTCGTCAACCCCAAATCTTTCAATAAGTTATCACTAACTGCTTGTTGGAGATTTCCTCTATCAACCTGCAACCCGACAAAAAGCATACATGCTGTTAACGCTACCCGAAcgttgatttttttgacGACTTTATTTTCTTCCTCTTTACTCCAGGTGAATTGTGGATCAAATGCACTGTAACtttcatattttgaatCTTCGTATAATTCACGGTAATATTCTTCC
This sequence is a window from Candida dubliniensis CD36 chromosome 7, complete sequence. Protein-coding genes within it:
- a CDS encoding allantoate permease, putative, translated to MGHINKSTETMSNTRGLDTEMADHHKTKQSCQHAIDEKNSKENIEITISSANELSSLESDQLAKNPFLDPKVAEYYDTMYRTSNYESYSAFDPYFEWDPKEEKKLIGKLNYRVALTACFMFIALQVDRGNLSNATSDNFLDDLGLTTNDYNAGNTIFRVAFLLAEIPSQLISKALGPDIFIPIQICAWSIVAMCQAALSGKTSFFVTRLLIGAIEGGFIADLVLWLSYFFTGKELPVRLSWFWTTLSLVDIFNSLAAFGILRMRGMAGMAGWRWLFLLEGAFTLLIGIFSFYLMVPSAVQTKNWMHPKGWFTDREVKIVVNRILRDDPTKGSMHNRQGLTVRQIIKSFRDVDIFPLMAIGLINFIGSSTFGSYFALLNRQMGFSTFDTNLLMIPPKVLHIGFLLLITWLSEFINERSGVCLIAPLYSATIMAVIRWWPGSGKQVWPTYVLNTLYSGQPYIHAILVAWVSRNSNGVRTRSISSALYNMSVQLSSIIGQNVYRKDDLPLYKRGNMQLFFVEMATIPIIMLTKGYYMFKNQRREKLWNAMSEEEKDDYRKNSKVEGARRLDFRFAH
- a CDS encoding allantoate permease, putative, whose amino-acid sequence is MPVTEKDGANSGANSIASNNSSSSFKKQDNKVVTYVESNSSLESDELSKNPFLDPKVEEYYRELYEDSKYESYSAFDPQFTWSKEEENKVVKKINVRVALTACMLFVGLQVDRGNLQQAVSDNLLKDLGLTTNDYNTGNTIFYVCFLVAELPSQLISKALGPDIFIPIQMCAWSIVAMSQAALKGKASFFVTRALIGALEGGFIADLVLWLSYFFTSKELPVKLSWFWTTLSLVQIGTSLLAFGILRMRGVAGLEGWRWLFLLEGIITLLIGIAAFYLMVPSAVQTKNWMHPKGWFTDREEKIVVNRILRDDPTKGSMHNRQGITPKALWNSLTDYNLWPIYAIGLIAYIGTSTFGAYFTLMNKQLGFSTFDTNLLTIPQAVLHIIFLLAITWFSEKVNDRAFVALIAPLYALPLIGIIRWWPGSGKNIWGTYVLNTLYVGQPYIHAICVSWVSRNSNHVRTRSISSAVYNMFVQLGSIIASNIYRKDDLPLYKRGNMQLFVITLILIPVLLLAKGYYVWQNKRRNNLWKAMTEEEKDDYRKTTKDEGAKRLDFRFSH